Proteins from a single region of Azospira inquinata:
- the ppx gene encoding exopolyphosphatase has protein sequence MRYEQIAAVDLGSNSFRLQVGRVVEDQIYPLDSLKESVRLASGLDQDKMLDAAAQQRALDALRRFGERLRGFDPATVRVVATNTLRVAKNALDFLPQAEEALGFPIEIIAGREEARLIYIGASHSLPAAVHKRLVVDIGGGSTEFIIGKGYDPLQMESLFMGCVSYTLNFFPGGKVDKKHLREAEVAAGREIQTIVHDFKRLGWKEAVGSSGTARAIADLLEMNRLNPGNTTGITREGLEKLKTLLIKAGSAEALGLAGLRGDRLPVLAGGIAIMSAIFQNLDIERMTYADGALRLGVLYDQLGRFHHQDMRDATVGQFMRRYQVDGGQAQRVERTAVAMFHDLMPDAGDPERELQFLRWAAKLHEIGISIAHNGYHKHGAYILTFADMPGFSKKDQGRLALLVLGHRGKLDKVSALPLSDSSWLLILCLRLAVLFHRSRTDLADLPYRLRRGLKGAIFLDLPSEWLAANPLSAAAFREEENAWRGIGLDLRVKSRSKSEWGQLVTASDSELC, from the coding sequence ATGCGCTACGAACAGATTGCCGCCGTTGACCTGGGTTCCAACAGTTTCCGCCTGCAAGTGGGGCGGGTGGTGGAAGACCAGATTTACCCCCTGGATTCCCTGAAGGAGTCGGTGCGCCTAGCCTCCGGCCTGGATCAGGACAAAATGCTGGATGCTGCGGCCCAGCAGCGAGCCCTGGACGCCCTGCGCCGCTTTGGCGAACGCCTGCGGGGTTTCGACCCGGCGACGGTGCGGGTGGTGGCCACCAATACCCTGCGGGTAGCCAAGAATGCCCTGGATTTCCTGCCCCAGGCGGAAGAAGCCCTGGGCTTTCCCATTGAAATCATCGCCGGACGGGAAGAGGCCCGGCTCATCTATATCGGCGCCTCCCATTCCCTGCCAGCGGCGGTACATAAACGGCTGGTGGTGGACATCGGCGGCGGCTCCACGGAATTCATTATTGGCAAGGGCTACGATCCCCTGCAGATGGAATCCCTGTTCATGGGCTGTGTCAGTTACACCCTGAACTTTTTCCCCGGTGGCAAGGTGGATAAAAAGCACCTGCGGGAAGCGGAAGTGGCTGCCGGTCGGGAAATTCAGACCATCGTCCATGATTTCAAGCGCTTGGGCTGGAAGGAGGCCGTGGGTTCTTCCGGCACCGCCCGGGCGATTGCCGACCTTTTGGAAATGAACCGGCTCAATCCGGGCAACACCACCGGGATTACCCGGGAGGGCCTGGAAAAGCTTAAAACCCTGCTGATCAAGGCCGGTTCCGCCGAGGCCCTGGGGCTTGCCGGCCTGCGGGGCGACCGCCTGCCCGTGCTGGCCGGGGGCATTGCCATCATGAGCGCCATTTTCCAGAACCTGGATATTGAGCGCATGACCTATGCGGATGGGGCTCTGCGTCTGGGGGTGCTATATGACCAGTTAGGCCGTTTTCACCATCAGGACATGCGGGACGCCACCGTGGGCCAGTTCATGCGCCGCTACCAGGTGGACGGGGGCCAGGCCCAGCGGGTGGAACGGACCGCCGTGGCCATGTTCCACGATCTGATGCCCGATGCCGGGGACCCGGAGCGGGAACTCCAGTTTTTGCGCTGGGCCGCCAAGCTTCACGAAATCGGCATTTCCATTGCCCACAACGGCTACCACAAGCACGGCGCCTACATTCTCACCTTTGCCGATATGCCCGGCTTTTCCAAAAAGGACCAGGGGCGGCTGGCCCTCCTGGTGCTGGGCCATCGGGGCAAGCTGGACAAGGTGTCCGCCCTGCCTTTGTCCGATAGCAGTTGGCTGTTGATTCTCTGTCTGCGCCTGGCCGTGCTCTTTCACCGTTCCCGCACCGATCTGGCTGATCTGCCCTATCGGCTGCGGCGAGGGCTGAAGGGGGCCATATTCCTGGACCTGCCTTCCGAATGGTTGGCCGCCAACCCCCTGAGCGCCGCCGCCTTCCGGGAAGAAGAAAACGCTTGGCGGGGTATCGGCCTGGATTTGCGGGTGAAATCCCGCAGCAAGTCGGAATGGGGCCAGTTGGTGACCGCTTCCGATTCGGAGTTGTGCTGA
- a CDS encoding MlaE family ABC transporter permease, with product MGAGAELVEAEGGRVACPCGDWILTQLAPQREALEARLAAQVKQGCAWDFSRLGRLDSLGALLLWRAWGRRWPDGLVLGNAHRRVLERVARVPALEVPRPQHGPGDGLVQVGRYLFKFAHGLQGLIWLLGQMVLDSLYLLRHPGQLPLREFSATLYKSGAKALVVTALVGFLIGVVLSYLSALQLKAFGADVYIVNLLGISIIRELGPVLVAVLVAGRSGSAMTAQIGVMRVTEELDALAAMGISQTLRLVLPKIAALTVAMPLLVIWTSAAGVLGGMVSAHLQLDLSYAYFLDNLPKTVPLANLWIALIKGWVFGFLIALIACHFGLHVKPNTESLSARTTASVVTAITTVILVDAIFAIATREFGMPGG from the coding sequence ATGGGCGCTGGAGCCGAGCTGGTGGAGGCAGAGGGTGGCCGGGTGGCCTGCCCCTGCGGCGACTGGATACTCACCCAGTTGGCTCCCCAGCGGGAAGCCCTGGAAGCCCGGCTGGCGGCCCAGGTAAAACAAGGCTGCGCCTGGGACTTTTCCCGTCTGGGGCGTTTGGACAGTCTGGGGGCCTTGCTTTTGTGGCGAGCCTGGGGACGGCGCTGGCCGGACGGCCTGGTGCTGGGTAATGCCCATCGCCGGGTGCTGGAGCGGGTGGCCCGGGTGCCTGCCCTGGAAGTGCCCCGCCCCCAGCATGGGCCGGGAGACGGCCTGGTCCAGGTAGGCCGTTACCTTTTTAAGTTTGCCCATGGCCTGCAAGGCCTGATCTGGCTCCTGGGCCAGATGGTGCTGGATTCCCTCTACCTGCTGCGCCATCCGGGGCAACTGCCCCTGCGGGAGTTTTCTGCCACCCTCTATAAAAGCGGGGCCAAGGCCCTGGTGGTGACGGCCCTGGTGGGCTTTCTGATTGGCGTGGTCTTAAGCTATCTGTCTGCCCTCCAGCTCAAGGCGTTCGGGGCGGATGTGTATATCGTCAATCTCCTGGGGATCAGCATTATCCGGGAGCTGGGGCCGGTTTTGGTGGCGGTGCTGGTGGCGGGGCGTTCCGGCTCGGCCATGACCGCCCAGATCGGCGTCATGCGGGTGACGGAGGAACTGGACGCCCTGGCGGCCATGGGCATTTCCCAGACCCTGCGTCTGGTGCTGCCGAAAATCGCCGCCCTCACCGTGGCCATGCCCCTGCTGGTGATCTGGACGTCCGCCGCCGGGGTGCTGGGGGGCATGGTGTCGGCCCACCTGCAACTGGATTTGTCCTACGCCTATTTCCTGGACAATCTGCCCAAGACCGTGCCCCTGGCCAATTTGTGGATCGCCCTCATCAAGGGCTGGGTCTTCGGCTTTCTCATCGCCCTCATTGCCTGCCATTTCGGCCTGCACGTGAAACCCAATACGGAAAGCCTTTCCGCCCGCACCACCGCCTCCGTGGTGACGGCCATTACCACGGTGATCCTGGTGGATGCCATTTTCGCCATTGCCACCCGTGAATTCGGGATGCCCGGCGGATGA
- a CDS encoding ABC transporter ATP-binding protein gives MSEPVIQVRGLTTRFGANVVHRDLDLTVAAGETLALVGGSGSGKTTLLREIVGLQAYWKGEVRLFGQPLHGTDPAQALALRRRFGLLFQQGALFSALSVFDNIAFPLRELQCLDEALIRDLVALKLAMVELEPAHARLMPAELSGGMIKRVALARALALEPELLLLDEPTAGLDPNRSESFVALIRQLQQELQFTVVMVTHDMPTLLGLARQMAVLADQRIVARGSLEEVRRVDHPFIQNFFRSSQGPAAAPV, from the coding sequence ATGAGCGAACCGGTTATCCAAGTGCGGGGGCTGACCACCCGGTTTGGCGCCAATGTGGTGCACCGGGACCTGGACCTGACCGTGGCCGCCGGAGAAACCCTGGCCCTGGTGGGGGGCTCAGGGAGCGGCAAGACCACCCTGCTGCGGGAAATTGTCGGCCTGCAAGCCTACTGGAAGGGGGAGGTGCGCCTCTTCGGCCAGCCCCTCCATGGGACCGATCCGGCCCAGGCGCTGGCCCTGCGGCGCCGCTTTGGCCTGCTGTTCCAGCAGGGGGCCCTGTTTTCCGCCCTTTCCGTTTTCGACAACATCGCTTTTCCTCTGCGGGAATTGCAATGTCTGGACGAAGCCCTGATCCGGGACCTAGTGGCCCTCAAGCTGGCCATGGTGGAACTGGAGCCTGCCCACGCCCGGCTCATGCCAGCGGAGCTGTCCGGCGGCATGATCAAGCGGGTGGCCCTGGCCCGGGCCCTGGCTTTGGAGCCTGAACTGCTCCTCCTGGACGAACCCACCGCCGGTCTGGACCCGAACCGGAGCGAAAGCTTTGTGGCCCTGATCCGTCAGTTGCAGCAAGAACTCCAATTTACCGTGGTCATGGTGACCCATGACATGCCCACCCTGTTAGGGCTGGCCCGGCAGATGGCGGTACTGGCGGATCAGCGCATCGTGGCCCGGGGCAGCCTGGAGGAGGTGCGCCGGGTGGATCATCCCTTTATTCAGAATTTTTTTCGCAGCAGCCAGGGCCCGGCTGCCGCTCCAGTCTAG